A window of Sebastes umbrosus isolate fSebUmb1 chromosome 3, fSebUmb1.pri, whole genome shotgun sequence contains these coding sequences:
- the LOC119485740 gene encoding resuscitation-promoting factor RpfA-like yields MKLFVLMMCLLVSTIAAPVSDSESSEEEEDAEPAQPADVAPPAPAAVGNASEDGNPDHNATALAPNATAPDAPAVALNSDEEEEAEEVEAAEAEPAVVEEVPAVPEADPAAAAVEPAMVDVPVDAAAVDAAAVDVPPVDVVLVDVVLVDPAAPEVAVDAAVV; encoded by the exons ATGAAGCTGTTTGTGTTGATGATGTGCCTGCTGGTCTCTACCATAGCTGCTCCT GTGTCAGACAGTGAAAGCAGCGAGGAAGAA GAGGATGCTGAACCAGCCCAGCCAGCCGATGTCGCCCCTCCTGCTCCTGCGGCTGTTGGAAACGCATCAGAG GATGGCAACCCTGACCACAATGCTACAGCACTTGCCCCCAATGCTACAGCACCTGATGCTCCTGCTGTCGCCCTAAACtctgatgaggaagaggaggctgagGAGGTGGAGGCAGCGGAGGCTGAACCAGCTGTGGTTGAAGAAGTGCCAGCGGTGCCCGAAGCAGaccctgcagctgctgctgttgagcCAGCCATGGTTGATGTTCCTGTAGACGCTGCAGCagttgatgctgctgctgtggatgtGCCTCCTGTAGATGTGGTTCTTGTCGATGTGGTTCTTGTTGACCCTGCAGCCCCTGAGGTGGCTGTCGATGCAGCTGTTGTCTGA